GCGGCGCCGCTCTCGGCGCGTTGATCATCATGTCGCCGGTCAAGGTCCTCAAGGACCTGGCCAAAGGGCTCTTGTCGACCCTCAAAGGCTCGCCATTCAGCAAGAAGGCCTACGACGAACTGTTCAAACTGCTCTACGAATTCCTACGGCTCGCGCGGCAAGATGGCTTGATCGCCCTGGAACCGCATTTGTCGAACCCGCATGAAAGCAACATTTTTCAAAAGTATCCGCTGATCGGCAAGAATCACCACGTGTCGGACTTCATTTGCGGCGCGTTCGGGCCGGCCGTCGAAGGGAGCGCGAGCCCTGACCAGCTCGAGGCCCTATTGGAAATCGATCTTAAGACGATCGAAGAAGAACATCACGGGCCGCTCGGCGTGCTCGGTAAAACGGCCGACGGATTGCCGGGTTTCGGCATCGTTGCCGCCGTGCTCGGAATCGTCATCACAATGGGCGCCATCGACG
This genomic stretch from Pirellulales bacterium harbors:
- the motA gene encoding flagellar motor stator protein MotA — translated: MIVIVGSIVVVGAVLGGFILSGGQVAALIHPTEILTIGGAALGALIIMSPVKVLKDLAKGLLSTLKGSPFSKKAYDELFKLLYEFLRLARQDGLIALEPHLSNPHESNIFQKYPLIGKNHHVSDFICGAFGPAVEGSASPDQLEALLEIDLKTIEEEHHGPLGVLGKTADGLPGFGIVAAVLGIVITMGAIDGPVTEIGEKVGAALVGTFLGILASYGFIGPLVGRMESMGHEELAFFRTIASVVLAFVKNLPPKVAIDQARRGLASDLRPTREELDQMFKAVESS